From the genome of Bradyrhizobium elkanii USDA 76, one region includes:
- a CDS encoding MMPL family transporter, which produces MLTNIVVSVVRTCTRFALPVVIFSVLLSIGAGFYTARNFSINTDINKLISPDLDWRKRDNQFEEAFDRERLILAVVEAATPELTSSAAKALTAKLQADKKNFEAITALGSGEFFEKNGLLFLPTEEVGKVAGQLESAAPLIEIMAGDPSIRGLTGALETGLAGVKRGQVKLDNAAPPFNLISETVETVLAKGDATFSWRELTSDKPLTDSDKRAFIEIKPIIDYSALEPGKAATDAIRQAAADLKFPTEYHARVRLTGPVPIANEEYATVQDGAITNGIGTVVIVLVILWMALHSGKIIFAVFVNLFIGLAITTAVGLMMVGSLNLLSIAFAVLFIGLGVDFGIQFSVRYRSERFKNDNLTLALENAARRSAVPLSLAAMATAAGFLCFLPTDYKGISELGKIAGAGMLVAFVTSITVLPALLDLLNPPGEKEPVGYAFLAPLDLFLEKHRVPIIVGTLLVTVAGLPLLHYMKFDFNPINLRNSKVESIATFLDLRKDPNTGANAINVMTRSEADAKKIEAKLEKLPEVSRVMSLDSFVPDDQPAKLKLIGQAARTLGPALNPDSVDPAPSDQENVESLKSSVDSLRKTAGDGKGPGAVAARRLADALQKLAGSNQATRDKAQDVFVAPMKIVFDQLRNTLQAQTVTLQNLPPELVDSWKTKDGLMRVEVEPKGDPNDNDNLRRFADAVLAAEPTAIGGPVSILKSGDVIVKAFIHAGILALVTIGLLLWLTLRRVVDVLMTLVPLLVAGIVTLEICVLIGLPLNFANIVALPLLLGVGVAFKIYYVTAWRQGRTNLLQSSLTRAIFFSALTTATAFGSLWLSSHPGTASMGKLLALSLVTTLAAVLLFQPALMGKPREVKEEDIANDVT; this is translated from the coding sequence GTGCTGACAAATATTGTCGTCTCCGTTGTTAGGACCTGTACGCGTTTTGCCCTTCCGGTTGTGATTTTCTCTGTCCTGTTGTCGATCGGCGCCGGCTTCTACACGGCCCGCAACTTCTCGATCAACACCGACATCAACAAGCTGATCTCGCCGGATCTGGATTGGCGCAAGCGCGACAACCAGTTCGAGGAAGCGTTTGATCGCGAGCGCCTGATCCTGGCGGTGGTCGAGGCAGCGACGCCCGAGCTGACCAGCTCGGCCGCGAAGGCGCTCACCGCGAAGCTGCAGGCCGACAAGAAGAACTTCGAGGCGATCACCGCGCTCGGCTCCGGCGAATTCTTCGAGAAGAACGGCCTCTTGTTCCTGCCGACCGAAGAGGTCGGCAAGGTCGCGGGCCAGCTCGAATCGGCCGCGCCGTTGATCGAGATCATGGCCGGCGATCCCTCGATTCGCGGATTGACCGGCGCGCTCGAGACCGGTCTTGCCGGCGTCAAGCGCGGGCAGGTCAAGCTCGACAATGCCGCGCCGCCCTTCAACCTGATCTCCGAGACGGTCGAGACCGTCCTCGCCAAGGGCGACGCGACCTTCTCCTGGCGTGAGCTCACCAGCGACAAGCCGCTGACCGATTCGGACAAGCGCGCCTTCATCGAGATCAAGCCGATCATCGACTATTCGGCGCTGGAGCCGGGCAAGGCCGCAACCGATGCGATCCGCCAGGCGGCGGCCGATCTGAAATTCCCGACCGAATATCACGCGCGCGTTCGCCTGACCGGACCGGTGCCGATCGCCAACGAGGAATACGCCACCGTGCAGGACGGCGCGATCACCAACGGCATCGGCACCGTTGTGATCGTGCTGGTCATCCTCTGGATGGCGCTGCATTCCGGCAAGATCATCTTCGCCGTGTTCGTGAACCTGTTCATCGGGCTTGCCATCACCACGGCGGTCGGCCTGATGATGGTCGGCTCGCTGAACCTGCTCTCGATCGCCTTCGCCGTGCTGTTCATCGGCCTCGGGGTCGACTTCGGCATCCAGTTCAGCGTCCGCTACCGCTCCGAGCGCTTCAAGAACGACAATCTGACGCTGGCGCTGGAAAACGCCGCGCGCCGCTCCGCGGTGCCGCTGTCGCTCGCGGCGATGGCGACCGCCGCCGGTTTCCTCTGCTTCCTGCCGACCGACTACAAGGGCATCTCGGAGCTCGGCAAGATCGCCGGCGCCGGCATGCTGGTGGCGTTCGTCACCAGCATCACGGTGCTGCCGGCGCTGCTCGATCTGCTCAATCCGCCCGGCGAAAAGGAGCCGGTCGGCTACGCCTTCCTGGCGCCGCTCGATCTGTTCCTGGAGAAGCATCGCGTTCCGATCATCGTCGGCACGCTGCTGGTCACGGTCGCGGGCCTGCCGCTGCTCCATTACATGAAGTTCGACTTCAACCCGATCAATCTGCGCAATTCCAAAGTGGAATCGATCGCGACCTTCCTCGACCTGCGGAAGGACCCGAACACCGGCGCCAACGCTATCAACGTGATGACGCGCTCGGAAGCCGACGCCAAGAAGATCGAGGCCAAGCTCGAGAAGCTGCCGGAAGTGTCGCGCGTGATGTCGCTCGACAGCTTCGTGCCCGACGACCAGCCGGCCAAGCTGAAGTTGATCGGGCAGGCGGCCAGGACGCTTGGCCCCGCGCTCAACCCGGATTCTGTCGATCCGGCGCCGTCGGATCAGGAGAATGTCGAGTCGCTGAAGAGCTCGGTCGACAGCCTGCGCAAGACCGCGGGCGACGGCAAGGGGCCGGGCGCGGTGGCCGCGCGCCGGCTCGCCGACGCCCTGCAGAAGCTTGCCGGTTCGAACCAGGCGACCCGCGACAAGGCGCAGGACGTCTTCGTCGCGCCGATGAAGATCGTGTTCGATCAGCTCCGCAATACGCTGCAGGCGCAGACCGTCACGCTGCAGAACCTGCCGCCGGAACTCGTCGACAGCTGGAAGACCAAGGACGGCCTGATGCGTGTCGAGGTGGAGCCGAAGGGCGATCCGAACGACAACGACAATCTGCGCCGCTTTGCCGACGCCGTGCTCGCCGCCGAGCCGACCGCGATCGGCGGGCCGGTCTCGATCCTGAAGTCGGGCGACGTCATCGTGAAGGCGTTCATCCACGCCGGCATCCTGGCGCTGGTCACGATCGGCCTGCTGCTGTGGCTCACGCTGCGCCGCGTCGTCGACGTGCTGATGACGCTGGTGCCGCTCCTAGTCGCCGGCATCGTCACGCTGGAGATTTGCGTCTTGATCGGGCTGCCGCTCAACTTCGCCAACATCGTCGCGCTGCCGCTGCTGCTCGGCGTCGGCGTGGCGTTCAAGATCTACTATGTCACGGCGTGGCGCCAGGGCAGGACGAATCTGCTGCAGTCGAGCCTGACGCGCGCGATCTTTTTCAGCGCGCTGACCACGGCGACCGCGTTCGGCAGCCTGTGGCTGTCGAGCCATCCCGGTACCGCGAGCATGGGCAAGCTGCTGGCGCTCTCGCTCGTCACCACGCTCGCGGCGGTGTTGCTGTTCCAGCCGGCGCTGATGGGCAAGCCGCGCGAGGTCAAGGAGGAGGACATCGCCAACGACGTCACCTGA
- a CDS encoding DUF2147 domain-containing protein, whose protein sequence is MLHCPRTFARTIAFSGLFLATVLSPALAADPTGDWKVADGVATIRVAQCNGNMWGAVAWEKTPGGKDKNNPDPAKQSRPTLGMPILIDMKKKAGADAWEGQVYNAKDGQLYSSTIKPVGTDQLEIQGCVLGFLCGGETWTRVGPPIPVSAAGSPAAKGTQPKSTAPQKTTGAVAPATKPAQKQAPGNANAQADAVGDICLLPDIARPTH, encoded by the coding sequence ATGTTGCACTGCCCAAGAACTTTCGCGCGTACAATAGCCTTTTCAGGTTTATTTTTGGCCACCGTATTATCACCGGCGCTTGCAGCGGACCCGACCGGCGACTGGAAGGTCGCTGACGGTGTCGCCACCATCCGCGTCGCCCAGTGTAATGGCAACATGTGGGGTGCGGTGGCCTGGGAAAAAACCCCAGGCGGCAAGGATAAGAACAATCCTGATCCTGCAAAGCAGAGCAGGCCGACGCTCGGCATGCCGATCCTGATCGACATGAAGAAGAAGGCCGGCGCCGATGCGTGGGAAGGTCAGGTCTACAACGCCAAGGATGGCCAGCTCTACAGCTCGACCATCAAGCCCGTCGGCACCGATCAGCTCGAGATCCAGGGCTGCGTGCTCGGCTTCCTGTGCGGCGGCGAGACCTGGACCCGCGTCGGTCCGCCGATTCCGGTGAGCGCCGCCGGCAGCCCGGCGGCGAAGGGCACCCAGCCCAAGTCAACAGCGCCGCAGAAAACCACCGGCGCCGTGGCGCCGGCCACCAAGCCGGCTCAAAAGCAGGCCCCCGGCAACGCCAATGCGCAGGCTGACGCCGTGGGCGATATCTGCCTGCTCCCGGACATCGCGCGACCGACGCATTAG
- a CDS encoding cupredoxin domain-containing protein, with product MSSINRRDFGIAVVATMLLPVTAARAEDTAIHIDNFSFTPPQLDVKVGTTVTWTNRDDIPHTVVCAGKFRSKTMDTDGTFSFTFTEPGEYKYFCSLHPHMTGSVKVG from the coding sequence ATGAGTTCGATCAATCGACGCGACTTCGGCATCGCTGTGGTCGCGACCATGCTGCTGCCGGTCACGGCGGCCCGCGCCGAGGACACCGCGATTCACATCGACAACTTCTCGTTCACCCCGCCCCAGCTGGACGTGAAGGTCGGCACGACCGTGACCTGGACCAACCGCGACGACATCCCGCACACCGTGGTGTGTGCGGGCAAATTCCGCTCCAAGACCATGGATACCGACGGCACCTTCTCGTTCACCTTCACGGAGCCCGGCGAGTACAAGTATTTCTGCTCGCTGCATCCGCACATGACAGGCAGTGTCAAGGTTGGGTAA
- a CDS encoding class II aldolase/adducin family protein → MRQIEVCAVNDIRAVVGEQEWATRVDLAACYRLVALYGMTDLIYNHISAQVPGHHDQYLINPYGMLYEEITASSLVKIDIEGRTLLQPDHGYNVNVAGFYLHAPIHRARPDVNCVLHTHTRAGTAVSTLAEGLLPLSQTAMRFHGRIGYHDFEGPAIDRDECDRVVADLGRNNVLVLRNHGLLVCGNTIPQAFNAIYWLEQACRIQVDALGCGRPLHAPTEMAIGNTVTCFAGTEITLDNERDTNPVLNEAAQNLQAGYGLLEWPALRRRLDRIDGSYAQ, encoded by the coding sequence ATGCGTCAGATCGAAGTTTGTGCCGTCAACGATATCAGGGCCGTCGTGGGAGAACAGGAGTGGGCAACCCGCGTCGATCTTGCGGCGTGCTACCGTCTGGTCGCGCTCTACGGAATGACCGACCTGATCTACAACCACATCAGTGCACAGGTCCCGGGGCATCACGATCAGTATCTGATCAATCCCTATGGCATGCTGTACGAGGAAATCACCGCATCGAGCCTCGTCAAGATCGACATCGAGGGCCGCACCCTGCTGCAGCCCGACCACGGCTACAACGTCAACGTCGCCGGCTTCTATCTGCACGCCCCGATCCATCGCGCGCGGCCCGACGTGAACTGCGTTCTCCATACCCACACCAGGGCCGGCACCGCGGTCAGCACGCTTGCCGAGGGGCTGCTGCCGCTGTCGCAGACGGCGATGCGGTTTCACGGACGGATCGGCTATCACGATTTTGAGGGGCCGGCGATCGATCGGGACGAATGCGACCGGGTTGTCGCCGATCTCGGCCGCAACAATGTGCTGGTGTTGCGCAATCATGGCCTCCTGGTTTGCGGCAACACGATTCCGCAGGCGTTCAATGCGATCTACTGGCTGGAGCAGGCCTGCCGGATCCAGGTCGACGCGCTCGGCTGCGGCCGGCCGCTGCATGCGCCGACCGAGATGGCGATCGGCAACACGGTGACCTGCTTTGCCGGCACCGAGATCACGCTGGACAATGAGCGCGACACCAATCCGGTGCTGAATGAAGCTGCGCAAAATCTGCAGGCCGGCTACGGCCTGCTGGAATGGCCGGCGCTGCGGCGCAGGCTCGATCGCATCGACGGGAGCTACGCGCAATGA
- the ispH gene encoding 4-hydroxy-3-methylbut-2-enyl diphosphate reductase — protein MEVFLAQPRGFCAGVVRAIEIVERALEKYGPPVYVRHEIVHNKHVVESLKKKGAIFVEDLSEVPAKAVTVFSAHGVARSVEEEAEARDLPVLNATCPLVTKVHNQGKRYISKGRALILIGHAGHPEVEGTMGQVPGPVLLVQSVQDVAELRLPSDAPVAYITQTTLSVDDTRDIIAALQAKFTDIQGPDIRDICYATQNRQSAVRDLSKLVDVILVVGAANSSNSNRLREIGTEVGVASYLIADGSELNPDWLKDAKAVGITAGASAPEVLVDDVIEALRRIGPVSVSVVPGREENIEFQLPAELTAG, from the coding sequence ATGGAAGTGTTTCTTGCTCAGCCGCGCGGCTTTTGCGCGGGCGTCGTGCGTGCGATCGAGATCGTCGAACGCGCGCTCGAGAAGTATGGCCCGCCCGTCTATGTCCGCCACGAGATCGTGCATAACAAACACGTCGTCGAGAGCCTGAAGAAGAAGGGCGCGATCTTCGTCGAGGACCTCTCGGAAGTGCCGGCCAAGGCTGTGACCGTGTTCAGCGCCCATGGCGTTGCCAGGAGCGTCGAGGAAGAGGCGGAAGCCCGCGACCTGCCGGTGCTCAATGCCACCTGCCCGCTCGTCACCAAGGTCCACAACCAAGGCAAGCGCTATATCTCGAAGGGCCGCGCCCTGATCCTGATCGGGCACGCCGGCCATCCCGAGGTCGAGGGAACCATGGGACAGGTTCCGGGGCCGGTTCTGCTGGTCCAGAGCGTCCAGGATGTGGCGGAATTGAGGCTGCCGAGCGATGCGCCGGTCGCCTACATCACCCAGACCACCCTGTCCGTGGACGACACCAGGGACATTATCGCGGCCCTTCAGGCAAAATTTACAGATATTCAAGGCCCGGATATCAGGGATATCTGCTATGCGACACAGAACCGCCAATCTGCGGTAAGGGACCTCAGCAAACTGGTTGACGTCATTTTGGTGGTGGGGGCCGCCAACAGTTCCAACTCGAACAGGCTTCGTGAAATCGGCACCGAGGTCGGTGTCGCGAGTTATCTCATTGCCGATGGGAGCGAACTCAATCCGGATTGGCTCAAGGATGCGAAGGCCGTCGGCATTACCGCGGGCGCTTCTGCGCCCGAAGTTTTGGTCGACGATGTGATCGAGGCTCTGCGGCGGATCGGACCGGTGTCGGTCTCGGTCGTTCCGGGCCGAGAAGAGAATATCGAATTCCAGCTGCCAGCCGAACTGACTGCGGGCTGA
- a CDS encoding sigma-70 family RNA polymerase sigma factor — translation MVVNASQDDPEKARRFREAALPYLDDAYTLARYLLRDAADAEDAVQECYLRAYKHFDSYRGPAMKPWLFAILRNVCRAEYARRKTAPTAVEELPEGGEQTPLWNEAPETPEKQLLRRFDGETVRKLVAALAEPFRETFVLREIQNLSYREIADVAAVPVGTVMSRLARARAMLRSAWLAEQEQAK, via the coding sequence ATGGTTGTCAACGCGTCGCAAGACGATCCCGAAAAGGCGCGGCGCTTCCGCGAGGCCGCGCTGCCGTATCTTGACGACGCCTATACGCTGGCCCGCTATCTGCTGCGCGACGCCGCCGACGCCGAGGATGCGGTGCAGGAATGCTATCTGCGCGCCTACAAGCATTTCGACAGCTACCGCGGACCTGCGATGAAGCCGTGGCTGTTCGCGATCCTGCGCAATGTCTGCCGCGCCGAATACGCAAGGCGCAAGACAGCTCCAACCGCGGTCGAGGAGTTGCCCGAAGGCGGCGAGCAGACCCCGCTGTGGAATGAAGCCCCGGAGACCCCGGAAAAGCAGCTGCTGCGCCGCTTCGACGGCGAGACCGTGCGCAAGCTGGTCGCGGCGCTTGCCGAGCCGTTCCGCGAGACCTTCGTGCTCAGGGAAATCCAGAATCTTTCATACCGCGAGATCGCCGATGTCGCCGCCGTGCCGGTCGGCACCGTGATGTCCCGCCTCGCGCGCGCCCGCGCCATGCTGCGATCGGCCTGGCTTGCGGAACAGGAGCAAGCGAAATGA
- the hpnH gene encoding adenosyl-hopene transferase HpnH, which produces MAIPFFKEMRIGGYLIKQKLLGRKRYPLVLMLEPLFRCNLACVGCGKIDYPDAILNRRMTAQECWDAADECGAPMVAIPGGEPLIHKEIGEIVRGLVARKKFVSLCTNALLLEKKLDLFEPSPYLFFSVHLDGLKDHHDKAVSQKGVFDRAVSAIKAAKARGFTVNVNATIFDGHPAEEIAKFLDLTTELGVGVSMSPGYAYERAPDQEHFLNRTKTKKLFRDVFALGKGKKWNFMHSGLFLDFLAGNQEYECTPWGMPARNIFGWQKPCYLLGEGYAKTFKELMDTTDWDTYGTGKYEKCADCMAHCGYEPTAATAAINNPLKAMWVALRGIRTSGPMAPEIDMSKQRPAQYIFAEQVQKKLSEIRRDEAAAAAAKQQAKASTAA; this is translated from the coding sequence ATGGCTATACCGTTCTTCAAGGAAATGCGTATCGGCGGTTATCTGATCAAGCAGAAGCTGCTTGGCCGCAAACGCTATCCGCTCGTGCTGATGCTGGAACCCTTGTTCCGTTGCAACCTCGCCTGCGTCGGCTGCGGCAAGATCGACTATCCCGATGCGATCCTCAACCGCCGCATGACGGCGCAGGAATGCTGGGATGCCGCCGATGAGTGCGGCGCGCCGATGGTGGCGATCCCCGGCGGCGAGCCGCTGATCCACAAGGAGATCGGCGAGATCGTGCGCGGCCTCGTGGCGCGCAAGAAGTTCGTCTCGCTGTGCACCAATGCGCTGCTGCTCGAGAAGAAGCTCGACCTGTTCGAGCCGTCGCCCTATCTGTTCTTCTCGGTGCATCTCGACGGCCTGAAGGATCACCACGACAAGGCGGTGTCGCAGAAGGGCGTGTTCGACCGCGCCGTCTCGGCGATCAAGGCGGCGAAGGCCCGCGGCTTCACGGTCAACGTCAACGCCACCATCTTCGATGGCCATCCGGCCGAGGAGATCGCCAAGTTCCTCGACTTGACCACCGAGCTCGGCGTCGGCGTCTCGATGTCGCCGGGTTACGCCTATGAGCGTGCGCCCGATCAGGAGCACTTCCTCAACCGCACCAAGACCAAGAAGCTGTTCCGCGACGTCTTTGCGCTCGGCAAGGGCAAGAAGTGGAATTTCATGCATTCCGGCCTGTTCCTCGACTTCCTCGCCGGCAACCAGGAATACGAGTGCACGCCCTGGGGCATGCCGGCGCGCAACATCTTCGGCTGGCAGAAGCCCTGCTATCTGCTGGGTGAAGGCTACGCCAAGACCTTCAAGGAGCTGATGGACACCACCGACTGGGACACCTACGGCACCGGCAAGTACGAGAAGTGCGCCGACTGTATGGCCCATTGCGGCTACGAGCCGACCGCGGCGACCGCGGCGATCAACAATCCGCTGAAGGCGATGTGGGTTGCGTTGCGCGGCATCAGGACATCAGGCCCGATGGCGCCCGAGATCGACATGTCGAAGCAGCGTCCGGCGCAGTACATCTTCGCCGAGCAGGTCCAGAAGAAGCTCTCGGAGATCCGCCGCGACGAGGCTGCGGCCGCCGCCGCCAAGCAGCAAGCGAAGGCTTCCACCGCCGCCTGA
- a CDS encoding anti-sigma factor family protein produces MTCEEAEVLIHALIDGELDAGHAREVEAHVEGCAHCAALMKEYQEIRQAIAESDLSYKAPLELRRKIEKSLPQPQAQAAPTRRSVLRGFALGSAVSAMAATGLVAIVLRNDDEQRIENEVVSAHLRSLQAGHLTDVISTDQHTVKPWFNGKLDVSPPVIDLTAQGFTLIGGRLDYVNAREIGAVVYKRRQHVINLFVAQTANTERKAAKISTLQGFNIRRWSDRGLNYWAVSDLGADELTEFGDKFEGAMRANKEG; encoded by the coding sequence ATGACCTGCGAGGAAGCAGAAGTGCTGATCCACGCGCTGATCGACGGCGAACTCGACGCCGGCCATGCGCGCGAAGTGGAAGCCCATGTCGAGGGGTGCGCGCATTGTGCCGCGCTCATGAAGGAGTATCAGGAGATCCGCCAGGCGATCGCCGAGAGCGATTTGAGCTACAAGGCGCCGCTCGAGCTGCGCCGCAAGATCGAGAAGTCACTGCCGCAACCACAAGCGCAGGCGGCGCCGACCCGGCGCTCGGTGCTGCGCGGCTTCGCGCTGGGCTCCGCGGTGTCGGCGATGGCGGCGACCGGCCTTGTCGCGATCGTGCTGCGCAACGATGACGAGCAGCGCATCGAGAACGAGGTCGTGTCGGCGCATCTGCGTTCGCTGCAGGCCGGCCACCTCACCGACGTGATCTCGACGGATCAGCACACGGTCAAGCCCTGGTTCAACGGCAAGCTCGACGTCTCGCCGCCGGTGATCGATCTCACCGCGCAGGGCTTCACGCTGATCGGCGGCCGGCTCGACTACGTCAACGCCCGCGAGATCGGCGCCGTGGTCTACAAGCGGCGCCAGCACGTCATCAACCTGTTCGTCGCGCAGACCGCGAACACCGAACGCAAGGCGGCGAAGATCTCGACGCTGCAGGGCTTCAACATCCGCCGCTGGAGCGACCGCGGCTTGAATTATTGGGCGGTCAGCGATCTCGGCGCCGACGAGCTTACGGAGTTCGGCGACAAGTTCGAGGGCGCGATGCGCGCGAACAAGGAGGGGTGA
- a CDS encoding Rossmann-like and DUF2520 domain-containing protein: MSRALAALRIGFIGAGRVAQTLAPAFARAGLNVAAFHNRSADAAQRLGSRIPSALPMTDAQQVVDSCDMVFLTVSDDAILPVCRDLRWEPRHRVVHCSGATELAALDHAKSAGAATGGFHPMQMFANPDVALEGLRGCTVGIEAEGDFRRDLELLATRIGCEPLALPAGARALYHASAYYVGPFLIALLKEGVELWKSFGASEADALRAMMPLLRGTVAAVLDGGLANGMGGCVARGDVGTILKHLRALDEGFPLSGALYRELALRNVPLGIERGTLSAPRAAEIEKLLLRTRLEEQAAS; this comes from the coding sequence ATGAGCAGGGCGCTGGCGGCGTTGCGGATCGGCTTCATCGGCGCCGGCCGTGTGGCGCAAACGCTTGCGCCAGCCTTCGCCCGCGCGGGGCTGAACGTCGCGGCGTTCCACAACCGCAGTGCCGATGCCGCGCAGCGGCTCGGATCCCGCATCCCGTCGGCGCTGCCGATGACGGACGCGCAGCAGGTCGTCGACAGCTGCGACATGGTTTTCCTCACCGTGAGCGATGACGCGATCCTGCCGGTGTGCCGCGATTTGCGCTGGGAGCCGCGGCACCGCGTGGTTCATTGCAGCGGCGCGACCGAACTGGCCGCGCTCGATCATGCGAAATCCGCAGGCGCCGCGACCGGCGGATTTCATCCGATGCAGATGTTTGCCAATCCCGACGTCGCGCTCGAGGGATTGCGCGGATGCACCGTCGGCATCGAGGCAGAGGGCGACTTCAGGCGTGACCTGGAATTGCTTGCGACCCGGATCGGGTGCGAACCGCTGGCGCTGCCGGCCGGTGCGCGGGCGCTCTATCATGCGTCGGCATATTATGTCGGCCCGTTCCTGATCGCGCTGCTCAAGGAAGGCGTCGAGCTCTGGAAGAGCTTTGGCGCCAGCGAGGCCGACGCGTTGCGCGCGATGATGCCGCTGCTGCGCGGGACGGTCGCGGCCGTTCTCGACGGCGGACTGGCCAATGGCATGGGCGGGTGCGTGGCGCGCGGCGACGTCGGAACGATCCTCAAGCACCTCCGGGCGCTGGACGAGGGCTTTCCTCTATCCGGCGCGCTGTATCGCGAGCTCGCTTTGCGCAATGTCCCACTCGGGATCGAGCGTGGCACACTCAGCGCGCCGCGCGCGGCGGAGATCGAGAAATTGCTTCTGCGCACGAGACTGGAAGAGCAGGCGGCATCCTGA
- the hpnO gene encoding aminobacteriohopanetriol synthase HpnO has protein sequence MVSSNLDVSEIFVEREGQRGAMHTRHLNEQLVRVLKTIGYDVGFQKGQGQYLFDRQGARYLDLLSGFGVFAIGRNHPALRQALKSVLDADLPNLVQLDVSTLAGVLAERLLEHVPYLDKVFFANSGAETVEAAIKFARGATGRPGIVYCGHSFHGLSYGALSLTDDSNFRGGFEPLLPGCTPIPFNDLEALEKALSSRQVGAFIVEPIQGKGVNMPTDEFLPGALALCRKYGTLFIADEIQTGIGRTGRFLAIEHWGIEPDMVLLAKALSGGHVPIGALLTRKNIFDKIFNQMDRAVVHGSTFAKNDLAMAAGIATLDVIKAEKLVENAAKRGAELRLALTRMVPGYELMKEVRGKGLMIGVEFGPPKSLRLKASWNLLETANKGLFCQLITVPLFKDHKILTQVAGHGLHTIKLLPPLMITEEDCTWIEKSFDDVIAGSHKVPGAIWSLGKTLVDNAVRKSA, from the coding sequence ATGGTAAGTTCCAATCTAGACGTTTCCGAGATTTTTGTGGAGCGCGAGGGGCAGCGCGGTGCCATGCACACGCGTCACCTCAACGAGCAGCTCGTTCGCGTTCTCAAGACCATCGGCTACGACGTCGGCTTCCAAAAGGGGCAAGGCCAGTACCTCTTCGATCGTCAGGGGGCTCGTTACCTTGATCTATTGAGCGGATTTGGCGTTTTTGCGATTGGCCGCAATCATCCGGCCCTGCGCCAGGCGCTGAAGAGCGTGCTCGACGCCGATCTGCCCAATCTTGTGCAACTCGATGTCTCGACGCTCGCCGGCGTGCTCGCGGAACGGCTTCTGGAGCATGTTCCATATCTGGACAAGGTGTTTTTCGCCAATTCCGGCGCCGAAACCGTCGAAGCCGCGATCAAGTTCGCGCGCGGCGCGACCGGCCGCCCCGGTATCGTCTATTGCGGGCATTCGTTCCACGGCCTCTCCTACGGTGCGCTATCGCTGACGGATGATTCGAATTTCCGCGGCGGATTCGAGCCGCTGCTGCCGGGCTGCACCCCGATTCCGTTCAACGATCTCGAGGCGCTGGAGAAGGCGCTGTCGTCGCGCCAGGTCGGCGCGTTCATCGTCGAGCCGATCCAGGGCAAGGGTGTCAACATGCCCACCGACGAGTTCCTTCCCGGCGCGCTGGCGCTGTGCCGCAAATACGGCACGCTGTTCATCGCCGACGAGATCCAGACCGGCATCGGCCGCACCGGAAGATTCCTCGCGATCGAGCATTGGGGCATCGAGCCTGACATGGTGCTGCTGGCGAAGGCGCTGTCCGGCGGTCACGTGCCGATCGGCGCGCTGCTGACGCGCAAGAACATCTTCGACAAGATCTTCAACCAGATGGACCGCGCGGTCGTGCATGGCTCGACCTTCGCCAAGAACGATCTCGCGATGGCCGCCGGCATTGCCACGCTCGACGTCATCAAGGCCGAGAAGCTCGTCGAGAACGCCGCCAAACGCGGCGCCGAGCTCCGTCTTGCGCTGACGCGCATGGTGCCCGGCTACGAACTGATGAAGGAAGTGCGCGGCAAGGGCCTGATGATCGGCGTCGAGTTCGGTCCGCCGAAATCGCTGCGGCTCAAGGCGTCGTGGAATCTGCTGGAGACCGCCAACAAGGGCCTGTTCTGCCAGCTGATCACGGTGCCGCTGTTCAAGGATCACAAGATCCTGACCCAGGTCGCCGGCCACGGCCTCCACACCATCAAGCTGCTGCCGCCGCTCATGATCACCGAAGAGGACTGCACCTGGATCGAGAAGTCGTTCGACGACGTGATCGCCGGCAGCCACAAGGTGCCCGGCGCGATCTGGTCGCTCGGCAAGACGCTGGTCGACAACGCGGTGCGCAAGTCGGCCTAG